The Megalobrama amblycephala isolate DHTTF-2021 linkage group LG1, ASM1881202v1, whole genome shotgun sequence genome segment GAAAAGACATCATCTTGATGGCAGCATATGTTTCTCTAAAATCCCAATATACGTCTCCATCCACGTCAATGATTCCTTCATACATGCAAGTCACCCATGCCGTTTGCACTGGTGCACCCTCGTGCCATGGCAGATGTTTGCTTTTCTACCAGTTGCTGATCTGGATCTGGTCCCTTTTGTCTTTCTTTGGGATTGAGAACTCCATTTTCccaaaacaaactaaaacatggactcgtctgaccacagCACAAATTTCCACTGTCTTTTAGACCATCTGAGGCTGCGTTTCTATACACATTTCACTTTATTTGCCTGTTTCTTAACATTTTTTGTGAGTGTACTACAGCCATCAAATTCAAAATTGGTTTggatttacaaaatacaatcaAGTTGGTcagcaaaaacattaaaagtaatTTCTTTGTACTTTTTCAGTTGAATAAAGTTTCAAAACaattaacaaatcacagattttattgcattttacaaaagtGTCTCTACTTTTCTGAAAATGGGCTTGTATAAATCAGGGTAATGGCCAATGGACAAACCTTTCTACAGTAAAATAACACCGTTTTAGGCATTTGCTAGATGTTGCATGTCAGTTATGAAGCATAAGTGGATTAAGATATtgcatttaaacacacagatcAAAGAGGTTGATGTTGCAATAGTTTTTGAACATTAAGAATTTCTGAATTATGGTCATTTCGGCATGTAAGTAAACAATCATTCCTAATTTACGTTTTTCTAATCAAAGTTCTGTTATGTTTGGAATGAATATACTTATTATGAATTATGTATATAATGAATACAAAACTGCAATGCTTAATATTAGgtttatataaaaacagtatGTTTGTATGATGTTTAACATTCATTTACATAGGTGTAAACGTTTCAAACTACGATTTAATCTACATCGAATGTTTAATGGTGTTCTTGAAATGTCTCATGCACACTTCGGATACAAAAGAAAATCATTTATTGATAATTGAAGACTTACCTTGAGATTGTGCAGGTCGCAGAAGAAGATTGAATTATTTCACTGTCAAGTTCACTGATATTGACACAAGTAATGTGCACTTTCATGTCTAAATTACTGCATGGATTTTTTCTCTTTccttatttgatattttttagcTCCTCCCTGATGGAACGAAAGAAAAAGAAACGAGGACGGATGAATCGAAGTGTAAAAAAAGATGTCATGCGCATCTGAATTACATCGGATCGATTACTCTTATGGTGTTGAAACATAAGTAATCAAATCATAATATATCcctatattaaaaattataataaggCTATTGAAGCACGTGTTATTCGTGTTTTATTTAAACTGCAatatttgaatgaaatctgtaggctataatgcctgatgaagGGGAGGAGAATATCCGCGCGCGCGTCGGTGTTGCATGTAGGCTACTTTCACATTTAAAGAGTGAATCAAACGGTGGAGAGCTGACACtgaaaacactgaaaacacTGAACACCTCAAAGAATCGACTGCTGCTGAAAATGAACGAAAACTCAAAAAAACTCACTTGGTCCGACAAAGACGTCAAAGTGGTGCAAAAACCAAGCGATCTCGGTAAGTTATATCAAGATTTATTGGTCTATTAAATTAAAAGTAGCCTAAACGTAAATTATCAAAATCAATTTCTGGTTTCATTCATATTGATAAGCTACTACTTTTCTTTAATAGCTTAAATGGCTTGGATGGCATTACATTATAGCTAGGGTGAATTGCCCTAAAGTGGGACACTGCCTAATGTGGGACACCTAAGGTTTAGTGTTTGTAGGTCCCGCATAAATACATGAATGTCAGTGAAACTATAGGTTATCTGAAGCTGTGGTGCCATGTGATCAAAATCACATAGCCTCTCAAATGTCCAGTCATATATGAGACTGTAGCAATCATCAAAAAGGAAGGACCTTGTGTGAAAGCCACCCAAAGGTCAATGACATAGAGTTTTGACAAACTTGACATTAAGgagtataaattaattttaaacaaaaaaatcatgatatCTTTTGGCCTAATGTGCTTATGAAATGTATGTCCATCAAAAAATACTATAACATTGTATgtataaactatatattttatatttttatcaaatttcCTAGTGTCCCACTTTAGGAAATGTGGTTTCAAAAAGTGGGACAGTATGATTGCCTAATGTGGGACAGTACTTTAGTCAGTCAAAAATGTGTATTGGGGCATGGTTTGTGGGACAAAAATGgttatttacagtgttttagTGTTGTTGTGCAATAATAGaatgattgtgtgtgtttgttgtttagtgaaatagaaaacattatgccaaataaacatttatgcagTTCGcagcatttttatgaattttgactCAATGTTAAATCTAGCCTAAAGTTTgttcaaggttttttttaatttattttttgcaggTTGCAAGATTTTATATTTTGCCTTCAAATAAGCCTAGGCTATATGTTAAAGAGAACCGTGAAGAATTCTGACtgtgcatttaattattttctataTATTACATAACATAGCCTATGAAAATAGTTGCCTAATGTCTTTACAGTAAATGCATCAAAACTatcatattgtattatttttctgaTGATGTTCAAttatcaatcaatccatccataaCCAAGATAATTACTAACTTAAGAAGATTTTTACTATTCTGCATGAATCAATTGATTTTGGCCTTTTATCGTAGACTTTGGCCTTTTCATAgaccttttattattatgattattattattatcatcattatcattattattatcattattcttattatcatcatcatagATTTTGGCCTTTTATCATAGAATTTTCAGTGTCCCACATTAGGAAACACCAGATTGTTTTAGACGACTTGCACTAAGAGCACTAATATGTCTATAATTTCTTTTATGAATGTGTTATCTCCATTTTATCTTTTGATTTGATTAGGAGACATCCTGGGGTTTTTAAAATGGTATTGTGtgtgaatttaatgttttggctACAAATTGCAATATGTCACAGAAGTctgaaatgcaaaaaatgtcCCACATTAGGGCAATTCACCCTAATTGTATAATCTAAAATAGGCAATAAACGCCCTAAAATTTGTGCTTTGTTTTGATAGCCGATGTATAGACCTACATGTTGATCGCAATCTAcactaaacatttaaatctagGACAAGCTCATCGACATCCTAATGAAAACAACCTGCTAATAGTTCACCATTAAATATGGGAATGAAAGACTAAGAGGAATTGTGCATCATTTCAAGTTGTTGAATGattcttgtttttaatgtatgtGTAAATCTTTCAGATGAATGTGACGATGACCCTGATGTTTTAAGAGCTGAGATGTCTTGCGGTCATGTCACAGATCCGCTCTCACTGACAGACTGCTGCAAAGCTCAACTATCAGCTGTAAGTGTATTTATATTAGTACTTTTTAGAGCACAGTAACTACAACCACAACTACAATCTTGTAtataaatgattagttcactttcaaataaaaatgatgaaaacattccaggatttttctctatatagtggacttcaattgttttttttttctgtaagttgaatagggaaggtgtaggatatacagcgtaagctttttgaagagtACGAAAGGCGGTCAGGTGGAAGCCCTTGCGAGGCGTCCatttgtttgaatgaatgatctACCCCAAACCCcgtccctaaacctacccttcactggggtttagacaaattgtACGAATTTGTATGAATTAACCACCTCATAAAATATATACGAATTGGTTGTAAGATAGCGTtggcatttactcatctcactttcacaaaaaaagattcagtattcctcaaaatgaacaaaatcagtCAAATGCAAAATCAAACACAATAgattacttttcttaaaaagtaactaagtaatgcaattagttacattttaagggagtaacacaatattgtgatgcattacttttcaaagTAACTTTCCCAACACTGATGATGACTAACGATAAGCTTTGTCATTTAATTTCAGGGAGAAATGGTATTTAAGTGTCCACTCTGTGAGAAACAATGGCCATATGATGAAGTCCGAAAATCTGCCAAACTAACAAATGATGAGCGAATAGGTTTTGAGGATAAGCTTGGAACAAATGCTACTATGAAATCAGTTGACAGCATAAAGGatgtatgtacatttctgaatctatattattaattaaaaatgctttacagtatatatattcTCTCATCGTTTCTTCATCAGTGTATCTGATCTTTCTGTAGTGTCCTGGCTGTGGCACTTTCATTCAGAGGTTGCACACTACCAATCTCGCCGTAGAATGCTTACTCTGCACAGAGAGGACCGGGAAAACCTATGAATTCTGCTGGAAGTGTCAGAGAGAGTGGAAAGGGCCTCGACCTCGTGACGATCAGTGTGAAAATGTGGGTTGCAACATCAAGGACCGGGAACTACTTAAAGACTGTTCAATGGTCACTTTAAAATCTGTGCAAAATGTCCAGTGTCCAGCGATTCGTGCCTGCCCATTTTGTGGTGTGCTGATTGAACACCTTCAAATTGGATGTAAAATTATGACATGccagaaatgtaaaaaagcgTTTTGCTTTGTCTGTCTTAAACCTGCTCAAGAGTGCCTAAAAACATCCACTCATTATGTGTTATGCTCAGCTGGAGTCGCTCCGAAGCAAGTAGAAGTTCCAAGATTGTGAGCAGATGTGCTGTAAATTATGCAGAAATTACGTTTATGTACAAATAATCTAGCATATTGTGCAATGCATACATATTCCGAGAGTGATCTTAAATGATTTacaatttatttctttatttgagAAATAGCGCaactttaaaaataatgcaatgtAATCATGAATATATATTAGCAAACACAGTTCGTTTAATCTGTTTTAACTAGGGCTGGGCAAAATGGCtatgaaaaaaaatctcaatatttttataattgatgtataaatatgtatttgctCTGAAATGGCATAAAAGCTCAATTATCGGAGGAACCATAATTTCAACCCAACTTCCTTTGTGATCaagttcaaaatgtttaatggctgaaataattgaaaataacgattaataaatgaattaattattgAATAAAACAGTTTTATAAATAATCACAAGAAAGAATTCTCACAACTACGctgtaataaaaaattaacatttttgttttacatatattttctaCTAAACATTTTCTGAAATGAACAGGACATGCTATAATGAAGATCCACTGATGGTAAGTCGAGTTGAGAACCCATGCAGTTTATTTGATAAAAGATTGCTTACACaacatttggctcctaaactctggaactcTGGATGCCCAtcccgaggtgactagagaggacatcagctccagttggatccagcctcttatgaagacttcagatacCTGTGAAGTCTTCATAAGCTCCAAATTCGatgagctcattgtttctacCTTAAATTCTTTTAATAACAGtgactgtaaattaaattgcctaaattattacattgttagctaactgcatgattATACATTTCTGAAATGACATAATTTGGGCACAGTCAActctgataacagatcactATAATGTTGActgctgctttgaaacgatatgtattgtgaaaagcgctatacaaataaatgtgaattgaactgaatcaacttgatacaaaaataaacagaacTAAAACAGTGTCATTGATtcatgttcatgtcttttattttgaaaattgtCTTGGTCTTGTTTCCTGGTTTGTCATGTGATTCACTTGTTCTCATGTGATCATGTCATGTGCTCCCCGTGTGAATGTGTCATGTTCTTATTGGTTGGTCTAGTCATGTGTCCTGTTTTCTCATTGGTTCATGGTTTAATTATTCACAGGTGTTTCTTGTTAGTCGTCATTAGTCTCTGTGTATGActctgtcccaaatggcacacttcatatgCAATTACGATCTTGTGAACTTACAATGGCTGTCACGTGTGTGAGAGAATCCATGAGACCGTAGACTGTCCCATTTGTGTTTAGGGTGCCACTTGGGAAAGAGCCATACTTATAAGTTaccttttatattattttagtactttaagAATATTTAGGTATTATTTTTTAGACTTGAAATAGCCTATACAtttaactgtactttaactctttcttttccattttaaaaacattttactctagcttcatgcatccttttttattaacacttgaatgtgggtaagtttcattaaaaaaagccAGCGACTATTTGGACTAAGTGCTAATAGCTATATATTCTGTTTACACTgaaaatagcagcattttcttagcaatATGTTATTTACACTTGGTGAAAATAGccatatattctatttacaccatatAAAAGTaacagttctttgcaataagagtaaagatgtatctatactttatattggctGACACTATTTGCACCTcggtatttttgtacattaacaggatgcaataatagagtgttaatgattatatttattaatagtattaaatggatgctgccttattgggagaataaaaccctccctacaccttcccctaaccctacctaataaacacttttaatattattaatcacTCGTTcggcagtttatttccacttttacaacactgttttaatttaaaaaaagaaaaagaaaaaaaaaagcaaacttggcaaaaggcggatttgAACCCACGTCTATCACGTTAAAAGccagggctgcgttcagccccaacaaaacgttgcaaaacgtttttttaaacggaaacgctggtgcgttgaacaccccgttctgatgacgcaagagttgcaactacggcagctgagaaggccattctttgtgttcctTTTGAAGAATTGTCAGAGCCTGATTAAATCGgtataaatacgtgtttaatactgcaaaatacgtTCAAtattacagtcactgcccttgccatcctgaataaaagagaacatcccaatccAGTGAAaggatttgtggaaacttctaATTATTGTGATACAACACTTGCCTCGCATTTCAgcatgaaaagacaaacatttcaggtgaaggataatccacttcttacctcTGAGACTGTGttgatctatattatttttattgtgagtattaggcttatcattattgctgatcactgttgttgtgctatgatattgtaatatttaccattatataatcagaggagtatagaaaagtttattaaagtgtcacttcataatacaatagcaaaatatataagtatagtatttttgttacattaatacccattgtgcgagctgtctctttaataccgcgtggtttatatacatcttgctgctgattgggctgacatatctgacacacccaccaatcaagagaaaacgtatctcaaacccgTTGCACACCGTTCTTAATGACAAAAATTTTATGAAACAACATAAATCAAAGTAAAT includes the following:
- the LOC125267512 gene encoding uncharacterized protein DDB_G0292642-like yields the protein MPDEGEENIRARVGVACRLLSHLKSESNGGELTLKTLKTLNTSKNRLLLKMNENSKKLTWSDKDVKVVQKPSDLDECDDDPDVLRAEMSCGHVTDPLSLTDCCKAQLSAGEMVFKCPLCEKQWPYDEVRKSAKLTNDERIGFEDKLGTNATMKSVDSIKDCPGCGTFIQRLHTTNLAVECLLCTERTGKTYEFCWKCQREWKGPRPRDDQCENVGCNIKDRELLKDCSMVTLKSVQNVQCPAIRACPFCGVLIEHLQIGCKIMTCQKCKKAFCFVCLKPAQECLKTSTHYVLCSAGVAPKQVEVPRL